GGCAGTGCTGGTACCGGTAGCGGTACTGGCTGTAACCACGGTTGGCTACCGGCTGAAACGGTTTACTGTTTTTCTCGACCCCTTTCAGGATCCTCTTGGTTACGGTTTTCAGCAGGCCCAGGCTTTGCTGGCCATCGGCTCCGGTGGGCTGCTGGGCGTGGGATTAGGGGACGGCAAGTCCAAGTATCTCTGGTTACCCGAACAGCACAATGACTTTATTTTCGCCGTACTGGCCGAGGAGATGGGCTTTATCGGGGGTATAATCGTCTTTACTCTGTTTGCCATTGTCCTTTACCGGGTCTATGAAATCAGCAAGAAAGCTCCAGATACCTTCGGCCGCTTGCTGGTTACGGGCATGGGGGCGGTATTGCTGGTAGAGGCTCTGGTCAATCTGGCCATGGTGCTGGATGTTTTCCCGGTAGTAGGGGTAACCCTGCCTTTTATCAGCTATGGCGGGTCTTCTCTATTGTTTAAACTGATTGCTGCCGGGATTATCCTCAATGTCTCCCGCTATACTGTGGAAGAAGAAAATGAGGGACAGGAACTGGCAGTAAGCTGACACACTTTCAGCCTCGTCTACATATAATGTAGGTAGACAGGAGGTGAAAGCCGTGCTCAAGGTGTCGGACTTACGGCTGCGGGAAGTCATCAATGTGGTGGACGGGCGGCGTTTGGGCCCCATCAAGGATATCGATATTGATGTGGAAAATGGCACTATCCGGGCCCTGGTACTGAACCCGGAAGGTGGGCGCATGTTTCGCATGTTCGGGCGCCAGGAGGATATCGTGATCCCCTGGGAAAATATCAACAAGATCGGCATTGATGTTATACTGGTAGAATTGGAGCAAATCGCCTATAATTACGAATAACCAGCCCTTAGGGCGGTTTTTTGCACGAGAGGAGGGGACAGCCTTTGGAACCTTTTCAGTTACGCGATAAAGGGGGAGTTGTCCATCTGGCCTTACCGGACTGGGAACCGTGGGCACTGGTGGCTTTTTCAACGCGCATCGGGGGGACAAGCAAGCCACCGTACAATACCTTGAATCTGGGGCTGCATGTAGGAGATGAAAGCGGGCGGGTGATTGTCAACCGTAAACGCTTTGCCCAGAGTTTGGGACTGGAAGCCGATGCCCTGGTCAGTGTACGGCAGGTTCACGGCTGCCATCTGGTTTGGGCTGGAGCTGCCCGCCGTGGCCAGGGGGCATTTAGCTGGGATGAAAGTCTGCAGGCAGCGGATGCCCTGGCCACAACGGAACGGGGCTTGCCCCTGATCACTTTTTATGCTGATTGTGTGCCTTTGTATTTTCTGGCTCCGGAAGGCGGAGTAGTCGCTATGGCCCATGCCGGCTGGCAGGGAACGGTGCAGCAGATTGGCCCCCTGGTAGTGCGGGAGTTATGTCAGCAACTGGAACTTGCTCCGGAGCAAATCTGGGTTGCGATCGGTCCTCATATCGGACCCTGCTGTTATGAAGTGGATGAACGGGTGGCCCTCAAGATCGAGGCTCTGGGGGTTGGAGGGCTTACCCCGGGACGGGAAGGCCACTGGCAGCTGGATCTGGGAGAGACCAACCGCCAGCTTTTGCTGCAGGCCGGGATCAAGCCGGAAAATGTCTGGCAGAGCCGCTATTGTACTGCCTGCCATTCGGATTTGTTTTTCTCCCATCGCAAGTCCGGGGGCAAAACGGGCAGGATGGGAGCCTTGATAATGCTGAAATAAAATGGGGAGGTAGATTATGGCTACCATTTTGCTGGTTGATGATGATCCGCTGATCGTAGAACTGGTACAGTTCAATCTGGAAAAATGGGGTTACCAGGTGCTGGTGGCCAGAGATGGGCAGGAGGCCCTGAAACTGGCCCGTAATGAAAAACCGGATCTGGTGATTCTGGACCTGATGTTACCGGTAATTGACGGCCTGGAAGTTTGCCGCCGTCTGCATGATGACCCGGCTACCCGCAATATACCGATTATCATGCTGACGGCCCGGGGTGAGGAAACCGACAAAGTGCTGGGTTTGGAGCTGGGAGCTGATGACTATATGACCAAGCCCTTCAGTCCCCGGGAATTGCTGGCCCGTATCAAGGCTCGCTTGCGGCGGCTAAGTCCGGCCGAAGAAGGCAAGGAAACGGGAGAAAAAGGGATCAGCTATGGGGAAGGGGAAATCATGTTGTTTCCCGAAAAATACCAGGTGGAAGTACGGGGCAGGAAGCAGAGCCTGACCCCCAAGGAGTGTGAGCTGTTACAGCTCCTGATGACCCATCCGGGCCGGGTGTTTTCCAGGGATTATCTGCTGGAGAAAATCTGGGGCTATGACTATGCCGGTGATACTCGCACTGTGGATGTGCATATCCGCCATTTGCGCATGAAAATAGAAGCTGACCCGGCCAATCCCCGCTATCTGGAAACAGTACGTGGGGCTGGCTACCGCATGAGGGAGTTGGAGCAGTGAAGAGAAAATTTCACTGGAAGATTATTATTTTATCCCTGGTAGTCTTAACCGGTGCTTTTATTCTGGTAGACCAGGTGCTGGTCAGTCGCTGGGAGGCCCGGCTGGCCCGCCAGGCCCACTGGCAGGAAAAAGCGGATTTGCAGGCAGAAGTGACCTACCTGCGTCGCCTTTTGTTTGAAGCTCTGGTGGGTACCCTGGTGCTGGCAGCTGGAGGCAGTTACTTGCTGGCCGTGCGCTTTACCAAGCCGGTTCAGGAGCTGGCGGAAGGGGCAATGGCGCTGGCCAAAGGGGATTTAAATTACCGTTTGCCGGTGCGGGGCGATGATGAACTGGCCTATCTGGCGGTGGCTTTTAACCGTATGAGTGAACGGTTACAGCAGCAGATCGAGCTGGCGGAATGGGAAAAACAGCGCCTGCAAACCATTCTGGCTTCCATGGCGGAAGGGCTGATCGCGGTTGATCGCCTGGGGCGGATCATGCTGATCAACCGGGCGGCCTGCAAGATGTTCGGGGTAGAGGCCAAGGATGTCTCCGGCCGAACGGTGCTGAGCCTGGTGCGCCATCCGGAAGTGGAAGAGCTGATCCGCAAAACCGTTCGACTGAAAGAGGTGCAAAAATCCGAAATTCGCCTGGCTGGCGAGAAGGAAATCTTTCTGCGCCTTACCGCTGCGCCCCTGGGCCAGGATGCCCACCATCAGGGGGCGGTAGTGCTGATGCAGGATATCACCGAATTGCGCAAACTGGAACAATTGCGCACCGAGTTTGTGGCCAATGTTTCCCACGAATTGCGTACCCCACTGACCTCCATTCGAGGTTTTGTAGAGACTTTGCTGGATGGGGCCATGGAAGACCGGGTGCTGACAGAACGTTTCCTTACCATCATCCAGTCAGAAGCAGAACGGCTACAGCGTCTGATCGATGACTTGCTCAGCCTGAGCCGGATTGAGGCACCGAGGGCGGAAGTGGTACGCCAGCCGGTGGATGTGGCGGAAAAGGTGCAGAAAGTGGTGGAAATTTTACAACCCCTGGCAGAAAACAAGGGTCTGGGTTTGCTCCAGGAGATTCAGCAGCCTTTGCCGCCGGCGGCTATGTCCGGGGATTTGCTGGAACAGGTGCTGTTGAACCTGATTGATAATGCCATTAAATATACACCGGCGGGATCTGTTTCCGTCAGAGTCTGGGCGGAAGCCAATCAGATCCGGGTGGAGGTAGCCGATACCGGTATCGGCATTCCCCCTGAGTCTTTACCGCGGCTGTTCGAGCGCTTTTACCGGGTGGACAAGGCCCGTTCCCGGGATCTGGGCGGGACAGGCCTGGGCCTGTCCATTGTCAAACACATTCTGGAACGGTATGGCCAGACTATTGAAGTCAAGTCAGAACTGGGCAAAGGCTCGGTTTTTTCCTTTACACTCCCGGTTTATTCCTGAAGCAAGCAGGAAGTGGCTGGTTTTTGTAGAATATAACTTAGTTAAGACACGAACGAGGTGAAAGAATGAACAAGCAAAAGCGGAGAAAGAAAGAGTACAGGTTGTTCGTGTTAGCCAGTATTGTCTTGCTGCTGATCGGGGCGTCTGTCCTCTGGTGGGGAATTCGCTTTATGGCCAACCGGATTGTGGCCAGGGTTATAGATATTCAGCCGGTACAATGGGGGAAACTAGAAGAGGTGGAACAGGCTGAGGCCTGGACCATCCGCCGGGAGAAGATTTTACCCGTTCCAGCCGGGGCTAAACTGGAGCCAGTGGTTCCCGAGGGGCAGCGGGTACGCCGGGGAGAAGTGATCGCTCGCTTGCAACAGGGGCAACTGGATGGTGCTGCTGGTCGCTGGGACGAACGGGTAGTTGCTCCTGAGCCCGGCCAGGTTTGCTATCATGTGGATGGGCTGGAAAGCGTTCTCCTGCCTGAGCTGATCGATACCGTTGAACCGGACCAGCTCTGGCAGGCTTTACAACAGGAACTGGGCAAAGAAAAACCCCCGGTCCAGGGGGTAAAGCTCCTCGACAATCTGCAGAACCCGGCTTTTTTGCTCCATCTCAACTCAACAGTACACTGGCAGGCGGGAAAAACAGTGCTTAAACTGAGAGGTAAGGATACCAGCCTGCTGGTGAAAAAGCTGAAACAACGCGGTGGTGAGACCTGGGTAATCCTGACCGCTCTCAATGAGGTGGGGGATCTGGCCCATGAGCGCCGGAACAATTTGGAACTGGTGGAAAGGACCTACCGCGGCTATCTGGTCCCTGCCTCTGCCCTGACCGAGACAGGGGGGAAAAAGGGTCTGTATGTGGTCTACAAAGAAATCGCCTATTTCAGGCCGGTGAAAGTCAACGGCCAGGTAGGGGAAATGGCGGCTGTGGAGGAAATAGCACCGGAAAACAAAGCGCCCTTGCTGGGCCCAGGTGCGCGGGTGGTGGTCACACCGGCCCTGGTTACCGATGGGCAAAGGGTGATGAGGTGAGAAGTATGGCTGATAGCTGGGCTGAGATTGCAGTGAATCTGGCCAGAGTCAGGGAGGAAATCAGGACAGCAGCCTTGCGGGCTGGCCGGCGGCCGGA
This genomic stretch from Carboxydocella sporoproducens DSM 16521 harbors:
- a CDS encoding YlmC/YmxH family sporulation protein, with protein sequence MLKVSDLRLREVINVVDGRRLGPIKDIDIDVENGTIRALVLNPEGGRMFRMFGRQEDIVIPWENINKIGIDVILVELEQIAYNYE
- the pgeF gene encoding peptidoglycan editing factor PgeF — translated: MEPFQLRDKGGVVHLALPDWEPWALVAFSTRIGGTSKPPYNTLNLGLHVGDESGRVIVNRKRFAQSLGLEADALVSVRQVHGCHLVWAGAARRGQGAFSWDESLQAADALATTERGLPLITFYADCVPLYFLAPEGGVVAMAHAGWQGTVQQIGPLVVRELCQQLELAPEQIWVAIGPHIGPCCYEVDERVALKIEALGVGGLTPGREGHWQLDLGETNRQLLLQAGIKPENVWQSRYCTACHSDLFFSHRKSGGKTGRMGALIMLK
- a CDS encoding response regulator, with translation MATILLVDDDPLIVELVQFNLEKWGYQVLVARDGQEALKLARNEKPDLVILDLMLPVIDGLEVCRRLHDDPATRNIPIIMLTARGEETDKVLGLELGADDYMTKPFSPRELLARIKARLRRLSPAEEGKETGEKGISYGEGEIMLFPEKYQVEVRGRKQSLTPKECELLQLLMTHPGRVFSRDYLLEKIWGYDYAGDTRTVDVHIRHLRMKIEADPANPRYLETVRGAGYRMRELEQ
- the pnpS gene encoding two-component system histidine kinase PnpS, translating into MKRKFHWKIIILSLVVLTGAFILVDQVLVSRWEARLARQAHWQEKADLQAEVTYLRRLLFEALVGTLVLAAGGSYLLAVRFTKPVQELAEGAMALAKGDLNYRLPVRGDDELAYLAVAFNRMSERLQQQIELAEWEKQRLQTILASMAEGLIAVDRLGRIMLINRAACKMFGVEAKDVSGRTVLSLVRHPEVEELIRKTVRLKEVQKSEIRLAGEKEIFLRLTAAPLGQDAHHQGAVVLMQDITELRKLEQLRTEFVANVSHELRTPLTSIRGFVETLLDGAMEDRVLTERFLTIIQSEAERLQRLIDDLLSLSRIEAPRAEVVRQPVDVAEKVQKVVEILQPLAENKGLGLLQEIQQPLPPAAMSGDLLEQVLLNLIDNAIKYTPAGSVSVRVWAEANQIRVEVADTGIGIPPESLPRLFERFYRVDKARSRDLGGTGLGLSIVKHILERYGQTIEVKSELGKGSVFSFTLPVYS
- a CDS encoding HlyD family efflux transporter periplasmic adaptor subunit — protein: MNKQKRRKKEYRLFVLASIVLLLIGASVLWWGIRFMANRIVARVIDIQPVQWGKLEEVEQAEAWTIRREKILPVPAGAKLEPVVPEGQRVRRGEVIARLQQGQLDGAAGRWDERVVAPEPGQVCYHVDGLESVLLPELIDTVEPDQLWQALQQELGKEKPPVQGVKLLDNLQNPAFLLHLNSTVHWQAGKTVLKLRGKDTSLLVKKLKQRGGETWVILTALNEVGDLAHERRNNLELVERTYRGYLVPASALTETGGKKGLYVVYKEIAYFRPVKVNGQVGEMAAVEEIAPENKAPLLGPGARVVVTPALVTDGQRVMR